From the genome of Papaver somniferum cultivar HN1 chromosome 2, ASM357369v1, whole genome shotgun sequence, one region includes:
- the LOC113349588 gene encoding universal stress protein PHOS34-like, translating to MAEKSVVVIGIDDSEQSIYALEWALDHFFVPLGSDSIFKLVIVHAQPTPSSVVGLAGPGAADVFAIVQVDLTKISKRILEKAKEICIGKSVNDDVLFEVVEGDPRSVLCEAVEKHHATMLVVGSHGYGAIKRAVLGSVSDYCAHHAHCSVMIVKKPKIKH from the exons ATGGCTGAAAAATCAGTGGTAGTAATCGGGATCGACGACAGCGAACAAAGTATTTACGCTCTTGAATGGGCTCTTGATCATTTCTTCGTGCCTCTTGGTTCGGATTCTATTTTTAAGCTTGTTATTGTTCATGCTCAACCTACTCCATCTTCTGTTGTTGGCCTGGCTGGACCTG GGGCCGCCGATGTTTTCGCAATTGTTCAGGTTGATCTAACTAAGATCTCAAAGAGGATTTTGGAAAAAGCTAAAGAAATTTGTATCGGGAAATCT GTAAATGATGATGTTCTTttcgaagtggtggaaggagacCCAAGGAGTGTGCTATGTGAGGCTGTTGAGAAACACCATGCAACcatgttggttgttggaagtcacGGCTATGGAGCAATAAAAAG GGCTGTCCTGGGAAGTGTAAGTGACTATTGCGCCCACCATGCTCATTGCAGCGTGATGATAGTGAAGAAACCCAAGATAAAGCattaa